In Haematobia irritans isolate KBUSLIRL chromosome 1, ASM5000362v1, whole genome shotgun sequence, a genomic segment contains:
- the LOC142219541 gene encoding cecropin-2-like yields MNFNKAFVLFATIMAVFMGQSEAGWLKTIGKKIERAGQNTRDATIEALGIAQQAANVVATFEGTKAP; encoded by the exons ATGAACTTTAACAAAGCTTTCGTTCTATTCGCTACCATTATGGCAGTATTCATGGGCCAAAGCGAAGCAGGATGGTTGAAAACAATTGGCAAGAAAATT GAGCGTGCGGGTCAAAATACACGCGATGCCACAATTGAAGCTCTTGGTATTGCCCAACAGGCAGCTAATGTTGTGGCAACCTTTGAAGGAACCAAAGCACCCTAA